A stretch of the Massilia varians genome encodes the following:
- a CDS encoding bifunctional acetate--CoA ligase family protein/GNAT family N-acetyltransferase, which yields MSIRNLHHLFAPASVAVLGASDRSGSVGATVWNNLVTGGFQGPLWPVNRRHAQVGGQQAWRSVADLPAVPELAVICTPAATVPGLIRELGAAGCRAAIVISAGLDAPETAGDPGRSLRQAMLDAARPWLLRILGPNCVGLLVPGIGLNASFAPATALPGRLAFVAQSGALVTAVLDWAAARRIGFSYFVSLGDGSDIDFGDLLDWLAGDAGTDAILLYAESVRQARKFMSAARGAARGKPTLIVKSGRGAEAARAAFSHTGALAGSDLVYDAAIRRAGMLRVNTTAELFDAVATLAHIRPPRGDRLAILTNGGGPGVMATDALLDGGGVPARLAPGTVARLDEALPPLWSHGNPVDIVGDAPAERYRHALAALLDAPELDAVLLIHAPTAIVSSSEIAAAVLPLINGSSRPVLCCWLGGPSVAGARRLCIEAGVPVFDTPEEAVKGFQQLVDYRRNGDILVQAPRPGELAVPDRNAARSQVERLLAGGARMIGESDAKRLLAAYGVPVVPTESVADRGAALAAARRIGFPVALKIQSPDLAHKTEVGGVVLDLVDEDALAAALDAMVVRVASLRPQARLAGFTVQAMARRPQALELIIGITTDPVFGPVVLFGHGGIAVEVTADQAVGLPPLNRVLAADLVKRTRVARLLAGYRGLPPADLDALCDVLVRVGQMAADLPELVELDINPLLADAGGVVALDARMRLEPASAGRDGHARLAILPYPEHLERQLASSIGPLTIRPIRPEDAAAHVEFFKALSPEDVHMRMFGMMRELSPQQLARFTQIDYAREMALIATRAGPAGSETLGVARAVFDPDDLRGEFAVTVRSDLQGRGLGRILLSSLLDYCRARGVPLLEGLALPENTRMHRLAASLGFELVGGDGGMVRMRRYLDKSGAAP from the coding sequence ATGAGCATCCGCAACCTGCATCACCTGTTCGCGCCCGCCTCCGTCGCCGTGCTCGGCGCTTCCGACCGCAGCGGCAGCGTCGGTGCCACCGTGTGGAACAATCTCGTCACCGGCGGTTTCCAGGGGCCGCTATGGCCGGTCAACCGGCGCCACGCCCAGGTAGGCGGGCAGCAGGCATGGCGCAGCGTCGCCGACCTGCCCGCCGTACCGGAGCTGGCCGTGATCTGCACGCCCGCCGCTACCGTACCGGGGCTGATCCGCGAACTCGGCGCCGCCGGTTGCCGCGCCGCCATCGTCATCAGTGCCGGCTTGGACGCCCCCGAGACCGCGGGCGATCCGGGGCGAAGCTTGCGCCAGGCCATGCTCGACGCCGCCCGGCCCTGGCTGCTGCGCATCCTTGGACCCAACTGCGTCGGCCTGCTTGTGCCGGGCATCGGCCTGAACGCCAGCTTCGCGCCCGCCACGGCGCTCCCCGGGCGTTTGGCTTTCGTGGCCCAGTCGGGCGCCCTGGTCACGGCGGTGCTGGACTGGGCGGCGGCGCGCCGCATCGGCTTTTCGTACTTTGTTTCGCTGGGCGACGGCAGCGACATCGATTTCGGCGACCTGCTCGACTGGCTGGCGGGCGACGCCGGCACCGATGCCATCCTCCTGTACGCCGAGAGCGTGCGCCAGGCCCGCAAGTTCATGAGCGCGGCGCGCGGCGCCGCACGCGGCAAGCCCACCCTGATCGTCAAGTCCGGCCGCGGCGCCGAAGCCGCGCGCGCCGCCTTCAGTCATACCGGCGCGCTGGCGGGATCCGACCTGGTCTACGACGCCGCCATCCGCCGCGCCGGCATGCTGCGGGTCAACACGACGGCCGAACTGTTCGACGCGGTCGCGACCCTGGCCCATATCCGGCCGCCGCGTGGCGACCGGCTGGCCATCCTCACCAACGGCGGCGGGCCAGGCGTGATGGCGACCGACGCCCTGCTCGACGGCGGCGGCGTACCGGCCCGGCTCGCGCCAGGCACCGTGGCGCGCCTGGACGAAGCCCTGCCCCCGCTGTGGTCGCACGGCAACCCGGTGGACATCGTCGGCGATGCCCCTGCCGAACGCTACCGCCACGCGCTGGCCGCGCTGCTCGATGCGCCCGAGCTCGACGCGGTGCTGCTGATTCACGCGCCGACCGCCATCGTATCGAGCAGCGAGATCGCCGCCGCCGTGCTGCCGCTCATCAACGGCAGCAGCCGTCCTGTGCTGTGCTGCTGGCTGGGCGGTCCGAGCGTGGCCGGTGCGCGCCGGCTGTGCATCGAGGCGGGCGTGCCGGTGTTCGACACTCCGGAAGAAGCGGTCAAGGGCTTCCAGCAACTGGTCGACTACCGGCGCAACGGCGACATCCTGGTGCAGGCGCCGCGACCGGGAGAACTGGCAGTGCCGGACCGCAATGCTGCGCGGTCCCAGGTCGAGCGCCTGCTGGCCGGCGGCGCCAGGATGATCGGCGAAAGCGACGCAAAACGCCTGCTGGCTGCGTATGGCGTTCCCGTGGTGCCCACCGAGAGCGTCGCGGACCGCGGCGCGGCGCTGGCGGCGGCGCGCCGCATCGGCTTTCCCGTGGCGCTCAAGATCCAGTCGCCGGACCTGGCGCACAAGACCGAGGTCGGCGGCGTCGTCCTTGACCTGGTCGACGAAGACGCCTTGGCCGCGGCGCTCGATGCGATGGTCGTGCGTGTCGCCAGCCTGCGCCCGCAGGCGCGGCTGGCCGGCTTCACGGTGCAGGCCATGGCGCGCCGGCCACAGGCGCTGGAACTGATCATCGGCATCACCACGGACCCGGTATTCGGACCGGTGGTGCTGTTCGGCCATGGCGGCATCGCGGTGGAGGTCACCGCCGACCAGGCGGTCGGGCTGCCGCCGCTGAACCGGGTGCTGGCCGCGGACCTCGTCAAGCGCACCCGGGTGGCGCGGCTGCTGGCCGGCTACCGCGGCCTGCCCCCGGCCGACCTGGACGCGCTGTGCGACGTCCTGGTGCGCGTCGGCCAAATGGCGGCCGACCTGCCTGAACTCGTCGAGCTCGACATCAATCCGCTGCTGGCCGACGCCGGCGGCGTGGTGGCGCTCGATGCCCGCATGCGGCTGGAGCCGGCGTCTGCGGGCCGCGACGGCCACGCGCGGCTGGCCATCCTGCCCTACCCGGAACACCTCGAACGGCAGCTCGCCAGCAGCATCGGGCCGCTGACGATCCGCCCGATCCGGCCCGAGGACGCGGCTGCGCACGTGGAGTTCTTCAAGGCCCTGAGCCCCGAGGACGTGCACATGCGCATGTTCGGCATGATGCGCGAACTCTCGCCGCAACAGCTGGCGCGCTTCACGCAGATCGACTATGCACGCGAAATGGCCTTGATCGCGACCCGCGCCGGACCGGCCGGATCCGAGACGCTGGGCGTGGCGCGCGCCGTGTTCGATCCCGACGACCTGCGCGGCGAGTTCGCCGTGACGGTGCGATCGGACCTGCAAGGACGCGGCCTGGGGCGGATTCTGCTGTCCAGCCTGCTCGACTACTGCCGCGCGCGCGGCGTGCCGCTCCTCGAAGGCCTCGCGCTTCCGGAAAATACACGGATGCACAGGCTTGCCGCGAGCCTCGGCTTCGAGCTGGTTGGCGGCGACGGCGGCATGGTGCGCATGCGGCGCTACCTCGACAAGAGCGGTGCGGCCCCGTGA
- a CDS encoding cation-translocating P-type ATPase yields MKLDAGLAAPKGLDSEEAARRLVRDGPNALPDPGGRRWRRIALDAAREPMYVLLVGAAVLYLLLGEPLEGGFLLGIVLLMVCMTLLQQGRTERALQALRELGAPSALVWRDGRVQRIAARNLVEGDLVELGEGDRVPADGLLLTAAGLRVDESLLTGESVPVGKMAAPPGTPPVAPGGADLPWVYSGTLVVQGHGLARISATGARTEMGRIGAALGDIAPPPGRLQQETATLARRFAVLGGIVSILLVALLLARGSALLQALLAGIALAMSMLPGEFPVILTVFPAIGAWRLARRQVLTRRLAAIEILGSTSVLCVDKTGTLTENRMAVARLWRAGACYDAALDAPMAPAHAELLACALRASRALGNDPMEAALWRLAAKALPGGGSAPSGWTLVHEYGLTPHRPALVHVWDCGNGTVLVAAKGAPETIVAMCRPDAPGRDAALAAAAGMAADGLRVLAVARALAAPGPWPAEPGAFGFELLGLAALADPLRPDIPAAVAACRAAGLRIVMITGDHPDTGRAIARQAGIALGKDGGALTGGQIAALDDTALARRLDHTDVCARIAPQQKLRIVQALQRGGAVVTMTGDGVNDAPALRAANVGVAMGLRGTDVAREAAELTLLDDRFASLVEAIASGRRIFGNMRKSMCYVMAAHVPIAGMALLPALLGWTVMLYPLHIVFLELVITPACSVAFENEPAEPDLMRRPPRGRDEALFGLKAVISALLQGGWVLALLASLYGWALSWLPETEARAVGFAGLVLCNLALMFSNRQRQGLSSTLRTANPVFWAIAATALVLLALVVYVPVLAGILVLAPPPPAALAASGGIAALALAGLELRKWLSARVPGSPLPAG; encoded by the coding sequence ATGAAGCTTGACGCTGGCCTTGCCGCGCCGAAGGGGCTCGACAGCGAGGAAGCTGCGCGGCGCCTGGTGCGCGACGGGCCCAATGCCTTGCCCGACCCGGGCGGACGACGTTGGCGCCGGATCGCGCTGGATGCCGCGCGCGAGCCGATGTACGTGCTGCTGGTGGGTGCCGCCGTCCTCTATCTGCTGCTCGGCGAGCCGCTCGAGGGCGGCTTCCTGCTCGGCATCGTGCTGCTGATGGTGTGCATGACGCTGCTGCAGCAGGGACGCACCGAGCGGGCGCTGCAGGCGTTGCGTGAACTCGGCGCACCCAGTGCGCTGGTATGGCGTGACGGACGCGTCCAGCGGATTGCGGCGCGCAATCTGGTCGAGGGTGACCTGGTCGAACTGGGAGAGGGCGACCGCGTGCCTGCCGACGGCCTGCTCCTGACGGCGGCGGGCCTGCGCGTCGACGAATCGCTGCTCACCGGTGAATCGGTTCCTGTTGGCAAGATGGCTGCGCCCCCCGGCACCCCCCCGGTCGCCCCCGGCGGCGCCGACCTGCCGTGGGTGTATTCGGGTACCCTGGTGGTGCAGGGACATGGCCTGGCGCGGATCAGCGCCACCGGGGCGCGCACCGAGATGGGCCGCATCGGCGCGGCGCTCGGAGACATCGCCCCGCCACCCGGGCGGCTGCAGCAAGAGACGGCGACGCTGGCGCGCCGTTTCGCGGTCCTGGGGGGAATCGTCAGCATCCTGCTGGTGGCCTTGCTCCTCGCGCGCGGCAGCGCGCTGCTGCAGGCGCTGTTGGCGGGCATCGCGCTTGCGATGTCGATGCTGCCAGGCGAGTTTCCCGTCATCCTCACCGTGTTTCCGGCCATCGGCGCCTGGCGCCTGGCGCGCAGGCAGGTCCTGACCCGTCGCCTGGCGGCGATCGAGATTCTCGGCTCGACCTCGGTGCTGTGCGTGGACAAGACCGGCACCCTGACCGAGAACCGTATGGCGGTGGCGCGGCTGTGGCGCGCCGGCGCCTGTTACGACGCCGCCCTGGATGCGCCGATGGCTCCGGCGCACGCGGAACTGCTGGCCTGCGCCCTGCGCGCCAGCCGCGCCCTCGGCAACGATCCGATGGAGGCGGCGCTCTGGCGGCTCGCGGCGAAAGCGCTGCCGGGCGGCGGGTCGGCGCCATCCGGCTGGACGCTGGTGCACGAATACGGCTTGACCCCTCACCGGCCCGCGCTGGTGCACGTCTGGGATTGCGGCAACGGGACGGTCCTGGTCGCGGCGAAAGGCGCGCCCGAGACGATCGTGGCGATGTGCCGTCCGGACGCACCCGGCCGTGACGCGGCGCTGGCGGCTGCCGCGGGCATGGCGGCCGATGGCCTGCGGGTCCTGGCGGTGGCGCGTGCCCTTGCCGCGCCCGGACCATGGCCGGCGGAGCCTGGCGCGTTCGGCTTCGAGCTGCTCGGCCTGGCCGCGCTCGCCGATCCGCTGCGCCCCGACATTCCCGCGGCCGTGGCGGCCTGCCGCGCGGCCGGCCTGCGCATCGTCATGATTACCGGGGACCATCCCGACACCGGGCGCGCCATCGCGCGCCAGGCCGGGATCGCGCTGGGGAAGGATGGCGGCGCGCTCACCGGAGGCCAGATCGCGGCACTCGACGACACGGCGCTGGCGCGCCGTCTCGACCATACCGACGTATGCGCGCGCATTGCGCCGCAGCAGAAGCTGCGCATCGTGCAGGCGCTCCAGCGCGGCGGTGCGGTGGTGACCATGACCGGCGACGGCGTCAACGACGCCCCGGCCCTGCGGGCGGCCAATGTCGGGGTGGCCATGGGATTGCGTGGCACCGATGTCGCGCGCGAGGCCGCCGAACTGACGCTGCTTGACGACCGCTTCGCCTCCCTGGTCGAGGCGATCGCGTCCGGGCGGCGGATCTTCGGCAACATGCGCAAGTCGATGTGCTACGTGATGGCGGCGCACGTGCCGATCGCCGGCATGGCCTTGCTGCCCGCCTTGCTGGGTTGGACGGTGATGTTGTATCCCTTGCACATCGTTTTCCTGGAACTCGTCATCACGCCTGCCTGTTCAGTGGCGTTCGAGAACGAGCCAGCCGAGCCGGACCTGATGCGGCGGCCGCCGCGCGGGCGCGACGAAGCGCTGTTTGGCCTGAAGGCCGTCATCAGTGCGCTGCTGCAGGGAGGCTGGGTGCTGGCATTGCTGGCCTCGCTGTACGGTTGGGCGCTGTCCTGGCTGCCGGAAACCGAGGCGCGCGCCGTGGGATTTGCCGGTCTGGTGCTGTGCAACCTTGCGCTGATGTTCTCCAACCGGCAGCGCCAGGGGCTCAGCAGCACGCTGCGCACCGCCAATCCGGTGTTCTGGGCCATCGCCGCGACTGCGCTTGTTCTGCTGGCGCTGGTCGTGTACGTACCGGTACTGGCCGGGATCCTGGTGCTGGCCCCTCCGCCGCCGGCCGCATTGGCCGCCTCGGGCGGCATTGCCGCATTGGCGCTGGCCGGTCTCGAACTGCGCAAGTGGCTGTCGGCGCGCGTGCCAGGCTCACCACTGCCGGCCGGGTGA